Proteins co-encoded in one Leucobacter exalbidus genomic window:
- a CDS encoding ATP-binding cassette domain-containing protein — protein MKTRVQSMHFNWPVIASCAVVAATLTAIAAPSLIAPGDPLAVHPIDAFTPPSLAHPFGTDESGRDLFTRVVHGTRASVGIGVAATLIGAGIGALAGFAAGLGPKLADRAFSRLFEVLFALPTLVLALLFISIMGGGTASSVLAIGIATIPGYARMLRARVRGVAASDYVEWARLDGVSGPRVFSRHIAPNSLWPLASAATLGIGQAIIWVSALGFLGLGTAPPAPEWGAMLNAGRVYLTSAWWMTVFPGLAIVAIASALTVLGRAAGAPRTHRTRTRTSIRASGRAGSRAAARAGEAGTSAAVDRSAAPVVAPAAATATDTVTDTATAATAALSITDLSVSTAAGVPVLDRVSLSVAPGECLAIVGESGAGKSVLARTLLGLTQEAPEWRVSAASLAIAGTELRDASPRAWRRTRGTGVALVLQDALQSLDPLRTIEDEVGETLALRGVRGSALRTRVIAALEAAGLPQAASRLRQRPSELSGGMRQRALIASALVGDPALLIADEPTTALDPATSLRVQRLFRSIVDDGTSVVLISHDLASVARTADRIAVLERGRIVEYGAAADLLEHPQHPVTQALVEAIPRGPKPATPRSLTAAHTGEPLLQLRDATVCYPKPGGGETGMFGIDLTLTRGETLGLVGESGAGKSTLGRVIIGAEAPQQGSREFVSPGCRIRLIPQDPLASFDPRWRIERILRASIRIDTTDQAAAAAQPQLQPPTPAELLALVGLDAEMLRRYPAQLSGGQRQRVAIARALAASPDVLVCDEAVSALDVTTQEGVLNLLRDLQEQRGVTLVFISHDLAVVRSMADRIVVMRDGRIVEQGDTETVIATSQEPFTRALIEASELSELPAKAEQSAQSAHATEQVGKSEQTQTAEPVQAA, from the coding sequence GTGAAAACTCGCGTGCAATCCATGCACTTCAATTGGCCCGTGATCGCCAGCTGCGCGGTCGTCGCGGCCACGCTCACCGCCATCGCCGCACCGTCGCTCATTGCGCCCGGTGACCCGCTCGCGGTGCACCCCATCGATGCGTTCACTCCCCCGTCGCTTGCGCACCCCTTCGGCACCGACGAGTCGGGCCGCGACCTGTTCACCCGCGTCGTGCACGGCACCCGCGCCTCGGTGGGCATCGGCGTCGCCGCCACCCTCATCGGTGCCGGTATCGGTGCGCTCGCGGGCTTCGCCGCGGGCCTGGGCCCCAAGCTCGCCGACCGCGCGTTCTCACGCTTGTTCGAGGTGCTGTTCGCGCTGCCCACCCTCGTGCTCGCGCTGCTGTTTATCTCGATCATGGGCGGCGGCACCGCCTCGTCGGTGCTTGCCATCGGCATCGCGACCATCCCCGGTTACGCACGCATGCTGCGGGCGCGGGTGCGCGGCGTGGCCGCCAGCGACTACGTCGAATGGGCCCGGCTTGACGGGGTGAGTGGCCCGCGCGTCTTCAGCCGCCACATCGCGCCCAACTCGCTGTGGCCCCTGGCCTCAGCCGCGACCCTCGGCATCGGCCAGGCCATCATTTGGGTGTCGGCCCTAGGCTTTCTCGGCCTCGGCACCGCGCCCCCTGCCCCCGAGTGGGGAGCGATGCTCAACGCGGGCCGCGTCTACCTCACCTCGGCGTGGTGGATGACCGTGTTCCCCGGTCTCGCCATCGTCGCCATCGCGAGTGCGCTCACCGTGCTCGGCCGGGCGGCGGGCGCCCCGCGCACCCACCGCACTCGTACCCGCACCAGCATCCGCGCAAGTGGTCGCGCAGGTAGTCGCGCCGCTGCCCGTGCTGGCGAAGCGGGCACTTCAGCTGCCGTCGATCGCTCAGCCGCGCCGGTAGTTGCGCCCGCTGCCGCCACCGCAACCGACACCGTAACCGACACTGCGACCGCCGCGACCGCCGCGCTGTCGATCACCGACCTCAGCGTCTCAACGGCCGCGGGCGTACCCGTGCTCGATCGCGTTTCGCTGAGCGTGGCCCCCGGCGAGTGCCTCGCCATCGTGGGTGAATCGGGCGCCGGTAAATCGGTGCTCGCCCGCACCCTCTTGGGCCTCACCCAGGAGGCCCCCGAATGGCGCGTGTCTGCCGCAAGCCTCGCCATCGCGGGCACCGAACTGCGCGACGCATCCCCCCGCGCTTGGCGCCGCACCCGCGGCACCGGCGTCGCCCTCGTGCTGCAAGATGCGCTGCAGTCGCTCGACCCGCTGCGCACCATCGAAGACGAGGTCGGTGAAACACTCGCCCTACGCGGAGTGCGCGGCTCCGCCCTGCGCACCCGCGTCATCGCGGCCCTCGAAGCCGCCGGGCTCCCCCAAGCAGCTTCACGATTGCGGCAGCGACCGAGCGAGCTGTCGGGCGGTATGCGGCAGCGCGCCCTCATCGCGTCGGCGCTCGTGGGCGACCCCGCCCTGCTCATCGCTGATGAACCGACGACCGCGCTCGACCCGGCGACGTCGTTGCGTGTGCAGCGACTGTTTCGCAGCATCGTTGACGACGGCACCTCGGTTGTGCTCATCAGTCACGACCTCGCCAGCGTCGCACGCACGGCCGACCGCATCGCGGTGCTCGAGCGCGGCCGCATCGTCGAGTACGGCGCCGCCGCAGATCTGCTCGAACACCCGCAGCACCCGGTCACGCAGGCACTGGTCGAGGCCATTCCGCGCGGCCCCAAGCCCGCAACCCCCCGCTCGCTGACGGCTGCGCACACGGGCGAACCGCTGCTGCAGTTGCGCGATGCGACCGTGTGCTACCCCAAACCGGGCGGCGGTGAGACCGGCATGTTTGGCATCGACCTCACACTCACCCGCGGCGAAACCCTTGGGCTCGTCGGTGAATCGGGGGCCGGTAAATCGACGCTCGGCCGCGTCATCATCGGCGCCGAGGCCCCACAGCAGGGGTCGCGCGAGTTCGTCAGCCCGGGCTGCCGCATCCGCCTGATCCCGCAAGATCCCCTCGCGAGCTTCGACCCGCGGTGGCGCATTGAGCGCATTCTGCGGGCGTCGATCCGGATCGACACCACAGACCAGGCCGCGGCAGCCGCGCAGCCACAGCTGCAGCCACCCACGCCGGCCGAGCTGCTCGCGCTCGTGGGGCTCGATGCGGAGATGCTGCGGCGGTACCCGGCGCAGCTCTCTGGTGGGCAGCGGCAGCGCGTCGCGATCGCGCGTGCGCTCGCGGCCTCGCCCGATGTGCTGGTGTGTGACGAGGCGGTGTCGGCGCTCGATGTCACCACGCAGGAGGGTGTGCTGAATCTGCTGCGTGACCTGCAGGAACAGCGCGGTGTCACGCTCGTGTTCATCTCGCACGACCTCGCCGTGGTGCGCAGCATGGCCGATCGCATCGTCGTGATGCGCGACGGCCGCATCGTTGAGCAGGGCGATACCGAGACGGTGATCGCTACGAGTCAGGAGCCCTTCACCCGCGCCCTGATCGAGGCGAGCGAGCTCAGCGAGCTACCCGCGAAGGCTGAGCAGTCAGCACAGTCAGCGCACGCAACAGAGCAGGTCGGGAAATCGGAACAGACTCAAACGGCTGAGCCTGTGCAAGCGGCTTAG
- a CDS encoding MFS transporter yields the protein MLTEHVGWRGVLAALGVVTALMFVLALLLIPETLPLAQRHDGGLRRALSNFARLGRDRAFILLTIMVACNFGALLAYISAAPFVGQVMLGMSPAQFSLSFASGAVAMVLTNFINSRMAGRVPPTRLLFVGTTLVGLAGCAFATLALTEALSIPAFIACAFVMSGGVALVSANGTALALGLADYARGSGSALLGCIQFLGGSLTPPIVGAWGDHTAVPMATTIIVGAVCACACAVGAATVLRRRARG from the coding sequence ATGCTCACCGAGCACGTGGGGTGGCGCGGGGTGCTTGCGGCGCTGGGCGTCGTCACGGCGCTGATGTTTGTGCTCGCCCTGCTGCTGATTCCTGAGACGCTGCCCCTCGCGCAGCGCCACGACGGTGGGCTGCGGCGCGCGCTCAGCAACTTCGCCAGGCTGGGCCGCGACCGCGCATTCATCTTGCTGACGATCATGGTGGCCTGCAATTTTGGGGCACTGCTGGCCTACATTTCGGCGGCCCCGTTCGTCGGCCAGGTGATGCTGGGCATGTCACCGGCTCAGTTCTCGCTGTCGTTCGCGAGCGGCGCGGTCGCCATGGTGCTTACGAACTTCATCAATTCGCGCATGGCGGGCCGCGTGCCACCCACGCGACTCTTGTTCGTGGGGACGACGCTGGTGGGCCTCGCTGGCTGCGCCTTTGCGACGCTGGCGCTCACCGAGGCGCTGTCGATTCCCGCTTTCATCGCGTGCGCCTTCGTGATGAGCGGCGGCGTCGCGCTCGTGAGTGCGAACGGCACCGCGCTCGCGCTCGGCCTGGCTGATTACGCCCGCGGCTCCGGATCAGCGCTGCTCGGCTGCATCCAATTCTTGGGCGGCAGCCTCACTCCCCCGATCGTGGGCGCCTGGGGCGACCACACGGCCGTGCCCATGGCCACCACGATCATTGTCGGCGCTGTGTGTGCCTGCGCGTGCGCGGTGGGCGCTGCGACCGTGCTGCGTCGCCGCGCGCGGGGCTAG
- the typA gene encoding translational GTPase TypA: MALATREDLRNVAIVAHVDHGKTTLVDAMLRQTNSFDAHAEMDERVMDSNDLEREKGITILAKNTAITYEGVHAKNGPIVINVVDTPGHADFGGEVERALSMVDGVVLLVDSSEGPLPQTRFVLRKALEAKHPVILAVNKTDRPDSRIEAVEGEAQDLLLGLASDLSEEVPDLDIDAVLNVPVVYLSGRAGAASHNRPADGSLPDNPDLEPLFETIIEQIPAPAFDDEAPLQAHVTNLDSSPFLGRIALLRVHNGWIHKGETVAWVKSDGTVANVRITEMMLTKALTRFPAEKAGPGDIVAIAGIEDITIGETICDANDVRPLPMIEIDDPAISMTIGANTSPLVGKVKGHKLTARMIKDRLDRELIGNVSLKVLDTDRPDAWEVQGRGELALSILVENMRREGFELTVGKPQVVIRMVDGKKHEPYEHLTIDTPEEHLGAITQLLATRKGRMENMVNNGTGWVRMEFIIPSRGLIGFRSEFMTTTRGTGIANTILHGYDEWAGPIVTRHNGSIVADRAGVVTPFSLINLQERMSFFVQPTAEVYEGMIIGENSRSEDMDVNITKEKKLTNMRAASSDSFEAMTPPRQLTLEECLEFAREDECVEVTPEAVRIRKLVLEANARARTASRVKNQK, encoded by the coding sequence ATGGCTCTCGCCACTCGCGAAGACCTCCGCAATGTCGCTATTGTCGCACACGTCGACCACGGCAAGACCACGCTCGTGGACGCGATGCTGCGCCAGACCAACTCGTTCGATGCTCACGCTGAGATGGACGAACGAGTCATGGACTCGAACGACCTCGAGCGCGAGAAGGGCATCACAATTCTCGCGAAGAACACCGCCATCACTTACGAGGGCGTGCACGCGAAGAATGGCCCCATCGTGATCAACGTTGTTGATACGCCCGGCCACGCTGACTTCGGTGGCGAGGTGGAGCGCGCACTGTCGATGGTTGACGGCGTCGTTCTGCTCGTTGACTCATCTGAGGGCCCCCTGCCCCAGACCCGCTTCGTGCTGCGCAAGGCTCTTGAGGCCAAGCACCCCGTGATCCTCGCGGTCAACAAGACCGACCGCCCCGACTCGCGCATCGAAGCGGTTGAGGGCGAAGCTCAGGATCTGCTGCTCGGCCTGGCTTCTGACCTGTCTGAGGAAGTACCCGACCTCGACATCGACGCCGTGCTGAACGTGCCCGTTGTGTACCTCTCGGGTCGCGCCGGTGCTGCATCGCACAACCGCCCCGCCGATGGCTCGCTGCCCGACAACCCTGATCTCGAGCCGCTGTTCGAGACCATCATCGAGCAGATCCCCGCTCCCGCATTCGATGACGAGGCGCCCCTGCAGGCACACGTCACGAACCTTGACTCCTCACCGTTCCTCGGCCGTATCGCGCTGCTGCGCGTGCACAACGGCTGGATCCACAAGGGTGAGACCGTTGCTTGGGTGAAGTCAGACGGCACGGTTGCCAATGTGCGCATCACCGAAATGATGCTCACCAAGGCACTCACGCGTTTCCCCGCTGAGAAGGCTGGCCCCGGTGACATCGTCGCCATCGCCGGTATCGAAGACATCACCATTGGTGAGACGATCTGTGACGCAAACGACGTGCGCCCCCTGCCCATGATCGAAATCGATGATCCCGCGATCTCGATGACCATCGGTGCAAACACCTCGCCCCTCGTGGGCAAGGTCAAGGGCCACAAGCTCACCGCTCGTATGATCAAGGACCGCCTTGACCGCGAGCTCATCGGTAACGTTTCGCTGAAGGTGCTCGACACCGACCGCCCCGACGCATGGGAAGTACAGGGTCGTGGCGAGCTCGCCCTCTCGATCCTCGTTGAGAACATGCGCCGCGAGGGCTTCGAGCTCACCGTGGGCAAGCCCCAGGTAGTGATTCGTATGGTTGACGGCAAGAAGCACGAGCCGTACGAGCACCTCACCATCGACACCCCCGAAGAGCACCTCGGTGCGATCACGCAGCTGCTTGCGACGCGTAAGGGTCGCATGGAGAACATGGTGAACAACGGCACCGGCTGGGTACGCATGGAATTCATCATTCCGTCACGCGGCCTCATCGGCTTCCGTTCGGAGTTCATGACGACCACGCGCGGCACCGGTATCGCCAACACCATTCTGCACGGCTACGACGAGTGGGCTGGCCCCATCGTGACCCGTCACAACGGTTCAATCGTTGCTGACCGCGCCGGTGTGGTAACGCCGTTCTCGCTCATCAACCTGCAGGAGCGCATGTCGTTCTTCGTTCAGCCCACCGCTGAGGTTTACGAGGGCATGATCATTGGCGAGAACTCACGTTCAGAAGACATGGACGTGAACATCACTAAGGAAAAGAAGCTCACGAACATGCGTGCAGCTTCGTCTGACAGCTTCGAAGCTATGACGCCCCCTCGCCAGCTCACGCTGGAAGAGTGCCTCGAGTTCGCCCGCGAGGACGAGTGCGTTGAGGTTACTCCCGAGGCGGTGCGCATTCGCAAGCTCGTGCTCGAGGCTAACGCTCGCGCACGCACGGCTTCGCGCGTAAAGAACCAGAAGTAA
- a CDS encoding MFS transporter: MKSASRGLTTGLLVTLAFLSAAGPFATDLYLPTFTNIAHDLGTVPSGVQLTLTAFMFGLGLGQLFLGPMSDSFGRRKILLIGLGAFTVASCAMVFSPTIEVFIALRFVQGMAGAAGIVLARAIVADLAKGTAAVRAFSLLAMIGAVAPLVAR; encoded by the coding sequence ATGAAATCGGCCTCACGTGGTCTCACGACTGGCTTACTCGTTACTCTAGCGTTTCTTTCTGCGGCTGGCCCATTCGCGACGGATCTCTATCTCCCAACGTTCACCAATATTGCGCATGATCTGGGAACTGTGCCCTCTGGCGTGCAGCTCACCCTCACCGCATTCATGTTCGGTTTGGGGCTCGGGCAGCTCTTCTTGGGGCCGATGTCAGATAGTTTTGGCCGCCGAAAAATTTTGCTCATTGGACTTGGTGCGTTCACCGTAGCGAGCTGTGCGATGGTGTTTTCGCCCACGATCGAGGTGTTTATCGCGCTCAGATTCGTGCAGGGCATGGCCGGCGCCGCAGGCATTGTGCTGGCCCGGGCGATCGTCGCCGACCTCGCCAAGGGCACGGCCGCGGTTCGCGCATTCAGTCTGCTCGCCATGATCGGGGCGGTCGCTCCCCTCGTCGCCCGGTGA
- a CDS encoding bifunctional alpha,alpha-trehalose-phosphate synthase (UDP-forming)/trehalose-phosphatase, whose protein sequence is MTEAIAEMTHMTGGRELVMVSNRLPVDRVTLEDGSMHWRASPGGLVTAVEPIVEQLGCVWIGWAGDAGEEIEPFEVGRMRLAPITLSIDEVAEYYEGFSNGTLWPLYHDVIAKPEYHREWWDRYQSVNRRFADRVAQEASHGAIVWVHDYQLQLVPAMLREARPDLTIAFFLHIPFPPRRIFAQLPWRRQLVEGLLGSDVIGFQRVADAISFRAVAERYGTAPSIGNTIVTPARGEQPGHTALAQEFPISIDAAAFAKIAEQPEIRARALQIRQDLGNPKTIMLGVDRLDYTKGIRHRLKAFDELIADGELEPAEAVLVQVASPSRERVEAYRQLRDDVEVTVGRINGERGSIGHSPVNYLHRSFTKDEMVALYLAADVLLVTPLRDGMNLVAKEYVACRGDERGALVLSEFAGAADELRDALLVNPHDIEGLKAAILRAAHMPEREQARRMRGMRRAVYNNDVAHWAQNYLGAVCAAADAKTQTQTGGRTEPIQVSAAYVPRQVDDRIRRLAAAPQLTVAIDFDGTVAPLVKRPADARILPRAQQALDVLREAPGVQVVLLTGRSLAGLAETQVASDGWIISGSHGAELMGLPGTTGVETLAPPTDEEREALQRAQRRVHRALGQVPGVRFEEKPFGFAVHTREVKDEIEAEELLTAAVEIGEAAGLHTRAGKRVREMSVRESNKGDVLNRIRAALPLAPVLFLGDDVTDEDAFAVLGHDDLGIKVGDGETAATQRVADPASVAAVLAMLAELRTGTVIGS, encoded by the coding sequence ATGACTGAAGCAATTGCCGAGATGACCCACATGACCGGTGGGCGCGAACTGGTGATGGTATCTAACCGACTACCGGTTGACCGGGTCACCCTTGAAGACGGCAGCATGCACTGGCGCGCGTCGCCGGGCGGGCTGGTAACCGCCGTTGAACCGATTGTTGAACAGCTGGGCTGTGTCTGGATTGGCTGGGCGGGCGACGCCGGCGAAGAGATCGAGCCCTTTGAAGTGGGCCGCATGCGCCTCGCTCCCATCACGCTGAGTATCGACGAGGTCGCCGAATACTACGAGGGTTTTTCAAACGGCACGCTTTGGCCGCTCTACCACGATGTGATCGCGAAACCCGAGTACCACCGCGAATGGTGGGATCGGTATCAGTCGGTGAACCGCCGCTTCGCCGACCGCGTGGCGCAAGAAGCCAGTCACGGCGCCATTGTGTGGGTGCATGATTATCAACTGCAGCTGGTGCCCGCGATGTTGCGCGAGGCCCGCCCCGATCTTACGATCGCGTTCTTCCTGCACATCCCGTTTCCACCCCGCCGCATCTTCGCGCAGCTGCCCTGGCGCAGGCAACTGGTTGAGGGGCTGCTCGGGTCAGACGTGATCGGGTTTCAACGCGTGGCCGACGCGATCAGCTTTCGTGCCGTGGCCGAGCGCTACGGCACCGCCCCGTCCATCGGTAACACGATCGTCACGCCGGCCCGCGGCGAACAGCCGGGGCACACTGCCCTTGCCCAAGAGTTTCCCATCTCCATCGATGCCGCGGCCTTCGCAAAGATTGCCGAGCAGCCCGAGATTCGGGCCCGCGCGCTCCAGATCAGGCAAGACCTGGGCAACCCCAAAACGATCATGCTCGGGGTCGACCGGCTCGACTATACGAAGGGCATCAGGCACCGCCTGAAGGCGTTCGATGAGCTGATCGCCGATGGTGAGCTTGAACCGGCCGAGGCCGTGCTGGTGCAGGTGGCGAGCCCGAGCCGTGAGCGGGTCGAAGCGTACCGGCAGTTGCGCGACGACGTGGAGGTCACGGTGGGGCGCATCAACGGTGAGCGTGGCAGCATCGGTCATTCACCGGTCAATTATCTGCACCGCAGCTTTACTAAAGACGAAATGGTGGCGCTGTATCTCGCCGCCGATGTGCTGCTCGTTACCCCGCTGCGCGATGGCATGAACCTCGTGGCCAAGGAGTATGTGGCCTGCCGCGGTGACGAACGCGGCGCGCTCGTGCTGAGCGAGTTCGCGGGCGCCGCCGATGAACTGCGTGACGCGCTGCTCGTCAATCCGCACGATATTGAGGGGCTGAAGGCCGCCATCTTGCGTGCCGCGCACATGCCCGAGCGCGAGCAGGCGAGGCGCATGCGCGGTATGCGGCGCGCGGTATACAACAACGACGTGGCCCACTGGGCACAGAACTATTTGGGCGCGGTGTGCGCTGCGGCAGATGCCAAGACGCAGACCCAAACCGGCGGCCGCACCGAACCCATCCAAGTGTCGGCGGCATATGTGCCGCGCCAGGTCGATGACCGCATCAGGCGGCTGGCTGCGGCCCCGCAGCTCACCGTCGCGATCGATTTCGATGGCACCGTTGCCCCGCTCGTGAAGCGGCCCGCTGACGCCCGCATTCTGCCGCGCGCGCAGCAGGCCCTCGACGTGCTGCGCGAGGCCCCCGGGGTGCAGGTCGTGCTGCTCACCGGCCGCTCACTCGCGGGGCTCGCTGAGACCCAGGTGGCGAGCGATGGCTGGATTATCTCCGGATCGCACGGCGCCGAACTCATGGGACTTCCCGGCACCACCGGTGTTGAGACCCTTGCCCCGCCCACCGACGAAGAGCGGGAGGCACTGCAGCGCGCCCAACGCCGCGTACACCGCGCGCTCGGTCAGGTGCCCGGGGTTAGATTTGAAGAGAAGCCCTTCGGGTTCGCGGTGCACACGCGCGAGGTGAAAGACGAGATCGAAGCCGAAGAGCTGCTCACGGCAGCGGTCGAGATCGGTGAGGCAGCTGGCCTGCACACCCGCGCGGGTAAGCGCGTGCGCGAGATGTCGGTGCGCGAGAGCAACAAGGGCGATGTGCTGAACCGTATTCGTGCGGCGCTTCCGCTCGCTCCCGTGCTGTTTCTGGGGGACGACGTCACCGACGAAGACGCTTTCGCGGTGCTCGGCCACGACGACCTCGGCATCAAGGTGGGGGACGGTGAGACCGCGGCTACGCAGCGGGTCGCCGACCCGGCGAGCGTCGCGGCGGTGCTTGCCATGCTGGCCGAGCTGCGCACCGGAACGGTGATCGGCTCCTAG
- a CDS encoding maltokinase N-terminal cap-like domain-containing protein — MSIIYQAKLTPSKYDLIKAWLPSQPWFTGDISRLEPVGSYRFDDPEGEVGCEGHLFTAGDARVFHAPLTYRSAPLASGEEFLAGTIEHGILGTRWVSDAIGDPVYRAALAAAIAQGGTGSREFLVAADFVSTPGGPEASEVGIEREPSVRVAGTGSQGVAVPELWAAQVEQQGSNSVAHTELATLELHRIIDPECDGTEDAPGTHTLRAAWGAADAAAGDADVAAGAGASAEARRIGALLATLRV, encoded by the coding sequence ATGTCGATCATCTACCAGGCCAAACTGACCCCTTCAAAGTATGACCTGATCAAGGCTTGGCTGCCTTCGCAGCCGTGGTTTACGGGCGATATTAGCCGTCTTGAACCGGTCGGGTCGTACCGTTTTGACGACCCCGAGGGCGAGGTGGGGTGCGAAGGGCACCTGTTCACCGCGGGCGATGCGCGGGTCTTTCACGCGCCCCTGACGTATCGCAGCGCGCCCCTGGCTTCAGGGGAAGAGTTTTTGGCCGGCACGATCGAGCACGGCATCTTGGGCACGCGATGGGTGAGCGACGCCATCGGCGACCCCGTGTATCGGGCGGCGCTTGCGGCGGCGATCGCCCAGGGCGGCACGGGCAGTCGCGAGTTTCTCGTTGCAGCTGACTTCGTGAGCACCCCGGGCGGCCCAGAGGCATCGGAGGTGGGTATCGAGCGCGAGCCCAGCGTGCGCGTCGCGGGCACCGGATCGCAGGGCGTGGCGGTGCCCGAGCTGTGGGCGGCACAGGTGGAGCAGCAGGGATCGAACAGCGTGGCCCACACTGAGCTCGCGACCCTCGAACTGCACCGCATCATCGACCCCGAGTGCGACGGCACCGAGGATGCCCCGGGCACCCACACGCTGCGGGCGGCGTGGGGCGCAGCTGACGCGGCGGCCGGTGACGCTGATGTAGCTGCTGGCGCGGGTGCAAGCGCTGAAGCGCGCCGCATCGGGGCGCTGCTCGCGACCCTGCGCGTCTAA
- a CDS encoding IS1249 family transposase: MPKSENTTTCLIYNTKLVRNGTTPAGTVRWRCPKCGASSVRKRPDVTRKAQLDQFLAWITGKASQADLGGASAARQFRRTTAWCWALRPVIPVTGAVYDVLQIDGFNLRTGWCVLVATHRGTVVAFQWCSRESAAAWGALMQRLPAPLVVVCDGGSGMHAALNTHWPTAQVQRCLVHLQRNVRKHVTTRSNTPAGQGLWGLALKLTRVKTVTGGEEWAQLFLAWENSFLHLTKERTYRKHAAEVPSWARPNQTWWYTHQRLRSGYQVLQRAIQGGHLFTFLSPQLAHLNVPSTTNEIEGGTNSQMRLLLRLHRGMPEEHQRRAIEWWLYLHSEFPNPAVILKEHQPEKRQHTNTAQPESKDPAAPVSLYDTGLDANEGLWTRSGWAGRP, encoded by the coding sequence GTGCCCAAAAGCGAGAACACCACCACCTGCCTGATATACAACACCAAGCTCGTCAGGAATGGCACGACCCCCGCGGGAACCGTGCGTTGGAGATGCCCCAAATGCGGTGCTTCATCGGTTCGGAAACGCCCCGATGTGACACGCAAAGCGCAACTGGATCAGTTCCTCGCCTGGATCACGGGGAAGGCCTCGCAGGCTGATCTCGGAGGTGCCAGCGCAGCTCGACAGTTCCGCCGCACGACGGCCTGGTGCTGGGCGCTCCGCCCCGTCATTCCAGTCACTGGCGCGGTGTACGACGTCCTCCAGATCGATGGGTTCAATCTGCGGACAGGCTGGTGTGTGCTGGTCGCCACTCACCGCGGAACCGTGGTCGCGTTCCAATGGTGTTCTCGTGAGTCAGCGGCTGCTTGGGGCGCGCTCATGCAACGGCTGCCGGCGCCCCTGGTCGTGGTGTGTGATGGCGGATCGGGCATGCATGCTGCGCTCAATACTCATTGGCCTACGGCCCAGGTTCAACGCTGTCTCGTGCATCTCCAACGCAACGTCCGGAAACACGTCACGACCCGCTCAAACACGCCTGCCGGTCAGGGGTTGTGGGGCCTTGCTCTGAAACTCACCCGCGTAAAAACTGTCACTGGGGGCGAGGAATGGGCGCAGCTTTTCCTGGCCTGGGAGAACTCGTTCCTGCACCTCACCAAGGAACGCACGTATCGCAAACACGCGGCCGAGGTGCCGTCGTGGGCGAGGCCGAACCAAACCTGGTGGTACACGCATCAACGCCTCAGGTCGGGCTACCAAGTGCTACAACGCGCTATCCAGGGCGGCCATCTATTTACGTTCCTCAGCCCGCAACTCGCGCATCTCAATGTGCCCTCCACGACGAACGAGATCGAGGGAGGCACGAACTCCCAGATGAGGCTTCTGCTCCGCCTCCATCGGGGCATGCCAGAAGAACATCAACGACGAGCGATCGAGTGGTGGTTGTATCTGCATTCAGAGTTCCCGAACCCAGCAGTGATCCTCAAAGAACACCAACCCGAGAAACGGCAACACACGAACACTGCACAACCAGAGTCGAAAGATCCAGCAGCGCCAGTATCGCTCTATGACACCGGCCTCGATGCCAACGAAGGGCTATGGACACGCAGCGGATGGGCGGGCAGGCCCTGA